The Henckelia pumila isolate YLH828 chromosome 2, ASM3356847v2, whole genome shotgun sequence genome includes a window with the following:
- the LOC140877492 gene encoding protein SHORT ROOT IN SALT MEDIUM 1 isoform X1, which produces MYSSRGSNNTYGQQQPYSSQSSYASQNLGSAYPGHPSAAEKPSHYGGQYTSVYGSAAQQVISPMVAKGSGTTNLEGRSNYGSSIPDSPRFASNDYVSSSSRDYGQKVDQLYSDRISDYPSIDRHQYDGRHRSYVGRDLPSETVGRYTDSVSFGQEHQSKMYDRVEQATGLRQEQMLKAHTLSASIDGGVRQADYLAARALIHRPAQDPIAFGGRIDPDLRSLTLVSGSSYSGQHTSSILGAAPQRSVDDLIYAQSSNPGYGVSLPPGRDYGAGKSHVSTLLESDYPSSMLARVGHPRADDRKDDRSRHGRELERRDHEKREYLLEREKDREREKERLREHERERERERERERERERERERERERERIREREREREKEREKERQRREKERDRELKRSLELRRERSPPRLSKDRRGSSQAKDVRSGRRESPRHEILHRPQSQHQSPVREKRREYICKILSFSFVEVERDYLSLDKRYPRLYVSPECSKVIVNWPKKNLMLHFYTPVSFEHDFVEDTTSVERTESPSKQLVTDVTKARQATVWNAKILLMSGLSQNALAELSSERNYDDRVPHFCNMLRFSVLKRNNTLMAIGGQWDAIDGIDPSVDDSSLIQTALRYAKDVANLDLKNCQHWNRFLEIHYQRVGKDGLFSHNEVTVLYVPDLTLCLPSLDSWREQWLNHKKSVSERELKLTMKKEIAGDKEGDTKGKKELHLKDGMSKAGQLMKEEASSGPPADDNKKETSSRPPAEDNKKEEDANKMDVKGNLVSEKGDEKNKSVESKELIVKVEEKSVEKSVQAENFSVQTAVGVKPGKKKIIKRIVKKKVENKKDSTGNANNKNDVLKKEDTEGNSILSEDVTLQKGLSAESPAIKTFSRKKIVKKPVKPAGKQDVSKIPEANTTNESGSTDDKTTVKSEDNTRTIVQEGSTKVTVKRKVIKRIPKRKAVSAETGSTVATKDMGEIKITQPDDNKEAVNSEMKESISKDKSSPKMNQQTVIPEKQEKKEEKSDKKQSSGSKIGTDIVKQNVSRNDSQTKSNEKRKPKDKKVGKDQLEKDESKSKAVVKEKKKSDDPPRHPGLFLQTKGSKDSKLQSLSLSLDSLLDYSGNDNAESTFEISLFAESLYEMLQYEMGCRLLAFLQKLRTKFVAKRNQGKRPREQTSKEKNKDNSSSKRVKMEDVEATKAENKDNTQKDDNNIVTEEANAAKEVAEDKVGDENEEHEPEEDLEEEEPEEDEEMTDAMPHLNSSKEEELIDAEKDHSIVSESITLEEQNEQQETATKASKPNTNMDVSDKGKVAEEAAKPKKVDKELVQAFRFFDRNRVGHIRVEDLRLIIHNLGKFLSHRDVKELVHSALLESNNGRDDRILYDKLVRMTDI; this is translated from the exons ATGTATTCTTCTCGAGGAAGTAATAATACCTATGGTCAGCAGCAACCATACTCTTCCCAATCTTCGTATGCCTCTCAAAAC TTAGGATCTGCATATCCAGGCCATCCTTCCGCGGCAGAAAAGCCGTCACATTATGGGGGACAGTATACTTCGGTTTATGGGTCTGCCGCACAGCAGGTT ATTTCTCCTATGGTTGCAAAGGGATCTGGAACAACCAATTTAGAAGGCCGGAGTAATTATGGATCCTCTATTCCGGACTCACCTAGGTTCGCATCAAATGATTATGTCTCATCTTCAAGTCGTGACTATGGGCAGAAAGTTGACCAGCTGTATTCTGATAGAATATCAGATTATCCCTCAATTGATAGACATCAATATGATGGACGCCACCGTTCATATGTTGGGAGGGATCTACCTAGTGAAACCGTTGGTAGATACACTGATTCAGTTTCTTTTGGCCAAGAACATCAG TCTAAGATGTATGATCGTGTGGAACAAGCAACAGGGCTTAGGCAAGAACAAATGCTAAAGGCTCATACACTTTCGGCCTCTATTGATGGGGGAGTTAG ACAAGCTGATTATCTTGCAGCGAGGGCCCTAATTCATCGTCCTGCCCAAGATCCTATTGCCTTTGGTGGAAGAATCGATCCCGACTTACGTAGTTTAACGTTGGTTAGTGGGTCATCATATAGTGGACAACATACATCATCAATCTTAGGAGCAGCTCCACAGCGAAGTGTTGATGATCTTATTTATGCTCAGAGTTCAAATCCTGGTTATGGAGTGAGTTTGCCCCCTGGTAGGGACTATGGAGCTGGGAAGAGCCACGTCAGCACATTGCTTGAATCAGATTACCCAAGCAGCATGTTGGCACGGGTTGGTCATCCAAGAGCTGATGATCGTAAAGATGACAGGAGTAGACATGGTCGGGAGCTGGAGCGGAGAGATCACGAGAAAAGGGAATACTTGCTTGAGCGAGAGAAAGATAGGGAGCGAGAGAAGGAGCGACTACGAGAACATGaaagagaaagagaaagagaaagggaaagagagagagaaagagaaagggaaagggaaagagagagagagagggaaAGAATCCGAGAAAGAGAAAGAGAACGAGAAAAAGAACGCGAAAAAGAACGGCAGCGAAGGGAGAAGGAGAGGGATCGGGAGCTCAAACGAAGCCTGGAATTGAGGCGTGAACGTAGTCCCCCCAGACTCTCCAAAGACCGTAGAGGTTCGTCGCAGGCAAAAGATGTCAGATCTGGGCGGCGAGAATCCCCACGTCATGAAATTTTGCATAG GCCACAATCCCAGCATCAATCCCCTGTAAGAGAAAAGAGGAGAGAGTATATCTGCAAG ATCTTGTCATTTAGCTTTGTAGAAGTTGAGAGGGATTATTTGTCTTTAGATAAGCGATATCCTCGGCTTTATGTATCTCCAGAATGCTCAAAG GTTATCGTTAATTGGCCGAAGAAGAATCTGATGCTCCATTTCTACACTCCCGTGAG TTTTGAGCATGATTTTGTTGAAGACACGACTTCCGTAGAGAGGACAGAATCACCTTCTAAACAACTGGTAACTGATGTGACGAAAGCAAGACAAGCTACTGTTTGGAACGCGAAG ATTCTTCTGATGAGTGGACTGAGCCAAAATGCTCTGGCGGAGCTGTCTTCTGAAAGAAACTATGATGACCGTGTACCACATTTTTGCAATATGCTTAGATTTTCTGTCCTTAAACGTAATAATACTTTAATGGCAATCGGGGGCCAGTGGGACGCAATTGATGGCATTGATCCATCGGTTGATGACTCCTCTTTAATTCAAACAGCTCTGAG GTATGCAAAAGATGTGGCTAATCTTGATCTGAAGAACTGTCAGCACTGGAATCGTTTTCTTGAG ATCCATTATCAGAGAGTTGGAAAAGATGGGCTCTTCAGTCACAACGAGGTAACTGTGTTGTATGTTCCTGATTTGACTCTGTGTCTTCCTTCCCTGGATTCATGGCGAGAACAGTGGCTTAATCACAAAAAATCAGTTTCTGAGAGGGAGTTAAAGCTCACTATGAAGAAAGAG ATAGCTGGTGACAAGGAAGGAGACACAAAAG GTAAGAAAGAACTACATTTGAAAGATGGAATGTCAAAAGCTGGACAACTGATGAAGGAAGAGGCTTCTTCAGGGCCGCCTGCAGATGATAATAAAAAGGAGACTTCTTCAAGGCCGCCTGCAGAGGATAATAAAAAGGAGGAAGATGCTAACAAAATGGATGTAAAAGGGAACCTAGTTTCAGAAAAGGGTGATGAGAAAAATAAATCTGTTGAAAGTAAAGAGTTGATTGTAAAAGTTGAAGAGAAAAGTGTTGAAAAGAGTGTTCAAGCAGAAAATTTCAGTGTTCAGACAGCTGTTGGCGTTAAGCCTGGAAAGAAGAAAATCATAAAGAGGATTGTTAAGAAAAAAGTTGAGAATAAGAAAGACTCCACAGGAAATGCCAATAACAAGAATGATGTATTGAAGAAAGAGGATACTGAAGGAAATAGTATTCTTTCTGAAGACGTTACCCTACAGAAGGGTTTATCAGCTGAATCTCCAGCTATTAAAACTTTTTCAAGGAAGAAGATCGTGAAAAAGCCAGTGAAACCTGCAGGTAAGCAAGATGTAAGCAAGATCCCTGAGGCTAACACAACAAATGAATCAGGGAGCACCGATGATAAAACAACGGTTAAATCAGAAGACAACACTCGTACCATTGTCCAAGAGGGTAGCACCAAAGTTACTGTAAAAAGGAAAGTAATTAAGAGGATCCCAAAGAGAAAGGCTGTCTCAGCAGAAACTGGCAGTACTGTGGCTACTAAGGACATGGGAGAAATAAAGATAACTCAGCCAGATGACAATAAAGAAGCTGTTAACAGTGAGATGAAAGAGAGCATCTCCAAGGATAAAAGCAGTCCCAAAATGAATCAACAAACAGTTATTCCTGAGAAGCAGGAGAAAAAGGAAGAGAAGTCGGACAAGAAACAATCATCTGGGTCTAAAATTGGTACTGATATTGTGAAGCAGAATGTTTCCCGAAATGACAGTCAAACAAAATCAAACGAAAAGAGGAAGCCCAAGGACAAGAAAGTAGGGAAAGATCAACTTGAAAAAGATGAGTCTAAAAGCAAAGCTGTTGtgaaagagaagaaaaagagtGATGATCCTCCTCGACATCCTGGATTGTTTCTTCAAACAAAAGGGAGCAAGGATTCAAAA CTCCAGTCATTATCGCTTTCACTGGATTCACTCTTGGATTATAGCGGCAACGATAATGCGGAATCAACCTTTGAG ATATCATTATTTGCGGAATCCTTGTATGAGATGCTACAGTATGAAATGGGTTGTCGTCTGTTGGCTTTCCTTCAG AAGTTGCGCACTAAATTTGTTGCAAAGAGAAACCAAGGAAAGAGACCGAGAGAGCAAACTTCGAAGgagaaaaataaagataactCATCAAGCAAGCGCGTTAAGATGGAAGATGTCGAAGCAACTAAGGCTGAAAATAAGGACAACACTCAGAAAGATGATAACAATATTGTCACAGAAGAGGCGAATGCTGCTAAAGAGGTTGCTGAAGATAAGGTTGGGGATGAAAATGAGGAACATGAGCCTGAGGAAGATCTAGAGGAGGAAGAACcagaggaagatgaagaaatgACTGATGCAATGCCACATCTCAACTCATCTAAAGAG GAGGAGCTTATTGATGCGGAGAAAGATCATAGCATTGTCAGTGAATCCATTACTCTTGAAGAGCAGAATGAACAACAGGAAACCGCTACAAAAGCTTCAAAGCCAAATACTAATATGGACGTGAGCGACAAGGGAAAGGTAGCTGAGGAGGCTGCTAAGCCAAAAAAAGTTGACAAGGAGCTGGTGCAAGCTTTCAGGTTCTTTGATCGAAATCGCGTTGGACACATAAGG GTTGAAGATCTGAGGCTGATAATTCACAACCTAGGGAAGTTCCTCTCACACCGGGATGTCAAGGAACTTGTGCACAGCGCGCTCTTGGAAAGTAACAACGGCAGAGATGACAGAATTCTATACGATAAGTTGGTGAGGATGACGGACATTTGA
- the LOC140883220 gene encoding uncharacterized protein, with amino-acid sequence MGGMNLPQEQVEGGTMDQNGKTINFPENGEADPPEQDTAALEGRISVINGDGDSVNLQDPLDSHEMIRPDSRLPKPEAPPGIDAVSLMERSRSLPETLDTQAAAIGKFIRDKSNSFSAAITKRISSLKSGEEDDYHAKVNVTEFNLVGLKVTKKLKENRTELKGRISLFSRSNCRDCTAVRSFLRERNLNFSEINVDVYPGREKELRERTGGVSVPQIFFNEKLIGGLVALNSLRNGGMLDKKLAEILSAKCPDDAPAAPVYGFDEEAAEEESPADEMAAIARVVRQRVPIQDRFVKMKFVKNCFCGAELVEALIHHLDCGRKKAIEIGKQLARKHFIHHVFGENTFEDGNHLYRFLEHEPFIPKCHNFRGLVNDSEPKAAAALSQRLTCIMSAILECHASDDRRHLDYVGISNSEEFRRYVNLVEDLQRVNLLTLSADEKLAFFMNLHNAMAIHAVIRIGSPGDMIDRRSFFNEFMYVVGGYAFSLSSIKDGILRNNRRQPFSLTKPFSSGDARLELAFPKVNHLIHFGLCNATRGSPSVKFFTSRGVESELRYAAREFFQRDDGVWIDLAKRAVHLSRIIKWYSGDFGQEKEVLKFIMDYLDASKAGLLTHLLSDGGNINIVYLKFDWSLNS; translated from the exons ATGGGAGGAATGAATTTACCACAAGAACAAGTAGAAGGAGGAACAATGGATCAAAATGGGAAAACCATAAATTTTCCAGAAAATGGAGAAGCAGATCCTCCGGAACAAGATACGGCGGCGTTGGAGGGTCGGATATCCGTTATCAATGGTGATGGAGATTCTGTAAATCTCCAAGACCCATTGGATTCTCACGAAATGATTCGACCCGATTCACGCCTGCCCAAGCCAGAAGCTCCGCCGGGGATCGACGCCGTGTCGTTGATGGAGCGGTCGCGCTCCTTGCCGGAGACGCTCGACACGCAGGCGGCGGCCATCGGGAAATTCATACGCGACAAGAGCAACAGTTTCTCGGCAGCGATTACGAAGCGCATATCGTCGTTGAAGAGCGGGGAGGAGGACGATTACCACGCCAAGGTTAATGTGACGGAATTCAATTTGGTGGGGTTGAAAGTGACCAAGAAGCTGAAGGAAAACAGGACGGAGCTGAAGGGAAGAATAAGCCTCTTCTCCCGATCGAATTGCAGGGATTGCACCGCCGTCCGATCCTTCCTCCGTGAGAGGAACCTCAACTTCTCCGAAATCAACGTCGACGTGTACCCCGGGAGGGAGAAGGAGTTGAGGGAGAGGACCGGCGGCGTATCGGTGCCGCAGATATTCTTCAACGAGAAATTGATCGGAGGTTTGGTGGCGCTGAATTCGTTGAGGAACGGCGGGATGCTGGACAAGAAACTGGCGGAGATATTGAGTGCGAAATGCCCAGATGACGCCCCGGCGGCGCCCGTATATGGGTTCGACGAGGAAGCGGCGGAGGAAGAATCTCCGGCGGACGAGATGGCGGCGATTGCGCGAGTGGTGCGACAGCGGGTTCCGATTCAAGACCGTTTCGTGAAGATGAAATTCGTCAAGAATTGCTTCTGTGGTGCGGAGCTTGTGGAGGCACTCATACATCATTTGGATTGTGGTCGCAAAAAG GCCATTGAGATTGGGAAGCAGCTTGCAAGAAAGCATTTCATTCACCACGTTTTTGG GGAGAACACATTTGAGGATGGAAACCACCTCTATCGTTTCCTTGAACACGAACCCTTCATACCAAAATGCCACAATTTCCGAGGCTTGGTTAATGACTCGGAGCCTAAGGCTGCTGCTGCCTTGAGCCAGAGGCTCACCTGCATAATGTCAGCTATACTTGAGTGTCATGCATCTGATGATCGACGCCATCTTGATTATGTTGGCATTAGCAACAGCGAAGAATTTAGGAGATATGTAAATCTAGTGGAAGATCTGCAGAGAGTGAATCTACTGACTCTTTCTGCAGATGAGAAGCTAGCATTCTTTATGAATCTCCACAATGCTATGGCTATTCATGCAGTGATTAGAATTGGTAGCCCTGGAGACATGATCGATCGGAGATCCTTCTTTAATGAATTCATGTACGTAGTTGGGGGCTATGCCTTTTCTTTAAGCTCGATCAAAGATGGCATTCTTCGGAACAACAGAAGACAACCATTCTCATTAACAAAGCCTTTCAGCAGCGGAGACGCGCGTTTGGAG TTGGCATTTCCCAAAGTAAATCACTTGATCCATTTCGGACTGTGCAATGCAACAAGAGGAAGCCCGTCGGTGAAATTCTTCACCTCACGAGGCGTAGAGTCTGAATTAAGATACGCGGCCAGGGAATTTTTCCAACGCGACGATGGAGTATGGATAGACCTTGCCAAGAGGGCCGTTCACCTCTCAAGAATCATCAAATG GTATAGTGGAGATTTTGGGCAGGAAAAAGAAGTGTTGAAGTTCATCATGGATTATTTGGATGCGAGTAAAGCAGGTCTCTTGACACATCTTTTGAGTGATGGAGGCAATATCAATATAGTTTACCTCAAATTTGATTGGTCTTTAAATTCTTGA
- the LOC140877492 gene encoding protein SHORT ROOT IN SALT MEDIUM 1 isoform X2 encodes MYSSRGSNNTYGQQQPYSSQSSYASQNLGSAYPGHPSAAEKPSHYGGQYTSVYGSAAQQISPMVAKGSGTTNLEGRSNYGSSIPDSPRFASNDYVSSSSRDYGQKVDQLYSDRISDYPSIDRHQYDGRHRSYVGRDLPSETVGRYTDSVSFGQEHQSKMYDRVEQATGLRQEQMLKAHTLSASIDGGVRQADYLAARALIHRPAQDPIAFGGRIDPDLRSLTLVSGSSYSGQHTSSILGAAPQRSVDDLIYAQSSNPGYGVSLPPGRDYGAGKSHVSTLLESDYPSSMLARVGHPRADDRKDDRSRHGRELERRDHEKREYLLEREKDREREKERLREHERERERERERERERERERERERERERIREREREREKEREKERQRREKERDRELKRSLELRRERSPPRLSKDRRGSSQAKDVRSGRRESPRHEILHRPQSQHQSPVREKRREYICKILSFSFVEVERDYLSLDKRYPRLYVSPECSKVIVNWPKKNLMLHFYTPVSFEHDFVEDTTSVERTESPSKQLVTDVTKARQATVWNAKILLMSGLSQNALAELSSERNYDDRVPHFCNMLRFSVLKRNNTLMAIGGQWDAIDGIDPSVDDSSLIQTALRYAKDVANLDLKNCQHWNRFLEIHYQRVGKDGLFSHNEVTVLYVPDLTLCLPSLDSWREQWLNHKKSVSERELKLTMKKEIAGDKEGDTKGKKELHLKDGMSKAGQLMKEEASSGPPADDNKKETSSRPPAEDNKKEEDANKMDVKGNLVSEKGDEKNKSVESKELIVKVEEKSVEKSVQAENFSVQTAVGVKPGKKKIIKRIVKKKVENKKDSTGNANNKNDVLKKEDTEGNSILSEDVTLQKGLSAESPAIKTFSRKKIVKKPVKPAGKQDVSKIPEANTTNESGSTDDKTTVKSEDNTRTIVQEGSTKVTVKRKVIKRIPKRKAVSAETGSTVATKDMGEIKITQPDDNKEAVNSEMKESISKDKSSPKMNQQTVIPEKQEKKEEKSDKKQSSGSKIGTDIVKQNVSRNDSQTKSNEKRKPKDKKVGKDQLEKDESKSKAVVKEKKKSDDPPRHPGLFLQTKGSKDSKLQSLSLSLDSLLDYSGNDNAESTFEISLFAESLYEMLQYEMGCRLLAFLQKLRTKFVAKRNQGKRPREQTSKEKNKDNSSSKRVKMEDVEATKAENKDNTQKDDNNIVTEEANAAKEVAEDKVGDENEEHEPEEDLEEEEPEEDEEMTDAMPHLNSSKEEELIDAEKDHSIVSESITLEEQNEQQETATKASKPNTNMDVSDKGKVAEEAAKPKKVDKELVQAFRFFDRNRVGHIRVEDLRLIIHNLGKFLSHRDVKELVHSALLESNNGRDDRILYDKLVRMTDI; translated from the exons ATGTATTCTTCTCGAGGAAGTAATAATACCTATGGTCAGCAGCAACCATACTCTTCCCAATCTTCGTATGCCTCTCAAAAC TTAGGATCTGCATATCCAGGCCATCCTTCCGCGGCAGAAAAGCCGTCACATTATGGGGGACAGTATACTTCGGTTTATGGGTCTGCCGCACAGCAG ATTTCTCCTATGGTTGCAAAGGGATCTGGAACAACCAATTTAGAAGGCCGGAGTAATTATGGATCCTCTATTCCGGACTCACCTAGGTTCGCATCAAATGATTATGTCTCATCTTCAAGTCGTGACTATGGGCAGAAAGTTGACCAGCTGTATTCTGATAGAATATCAGATTATCCCTCAATTGATAGACATCAATATGATGGACGCCACCGTTCATATGTTGGGAGGGATCTACCTAGTGAAACCGTTGGTAGATACACTGATTCAGTTTCTTTTGGCCAAGAACATCAG TCTAAGATGTATGATCGTGTGGAACAAGCAACAGGGCTTAGGCAAGAACAAATGCTAAAGGCTCATACACTTTCGGCCTCTATTGATGGGGGAGTTAG ACAAGCTGATTATCTTGCAGCGAGGGCCCTAATTCATCGTCCTGCCCAAGATCCTATTGCCTTTGGTGGAAGAATCGATCCCGACTTACGTAGTTTAACGTTGGTTAGTGGGTCATCATATAGTGGACAACATACATCATCAATCTTAGGAGCAGCTCCACAGCGAAGTGTTGATGATCTTATTTATGCTCAGAGTTCAAATCCTGGTTATGGAGTGAGTTTGCCCCCTGGTAGGGACTATGGAGCTGGGAAGAGCCACGTCAGCACATTGCTTGAATCAGATTACCCAAGCAGCATGTTGGCACGGGTTGGTCATCCAAGAGCTGATGATCGTAAAGATGACAGGAGTAGACATGGTCGGGAGCTGGAGCGGAGAGATCACGAGAAAAGGGAATACTTGCTTGAGCGAGAGAAAGATAGGGAGCGAGAGAAGGAGCGACTACGAGAACATGaaagagaaagagaaagagaaagggaaagagagagagaaagagaaagggaaagggaaagagagagagagagggaaAGAATCCGAGAAAGAGAAAGAGAACGAGAAAAAGAACGCGAAAAAGAACGGCAGCGAAGGGAGAAGGAGAGGGATCGGGAGCTCAAACGAAGCCTGGAATTGAGGCGTGAACGTAGTCCCCCCAGACTCTCCAAAGACCGTAGAGGTTCGTCGCAGGCAAAAGATGTCAGATCTGGGCGGCGAGAATCCCCACGTCATGAAATTTTGCATAG GCCACAATCCCAGCATCAATCCCCTGTAAGAGAAAAGAGGAGAGAGTATATCTGCAAG ATCTTGTCATTTAGCTTTGTAGAAGTTGAGAGGGATTATTTGTCTTTAGATAAGCGATATCCTCGGCTTTATGTATCTCCAGAATGCTCAAAG GTTATCGTTAATTGGCCGAAGAAGAATCTGATGCTCCATTTCTACACTCCCGTGAG TTTTGAGCATGATTTTGTTGAAGACACGACTTCCGTAGAGAGGACAGAATCACCTTCTAAACAACTGGTAACTGATGTGACGAAAGCAAGACAAGCTACTGTTTGGAACGCGAAG ATTCTTCTGATGAGTGGACTGAGCCAAAATGCTCTGGCGGAGCTGTCTTCTGAAAGAAACTATGATGACCGTGTACCACATTTTTGCAATATGCTTAGATTTTCTGTCCTTAAACGTAATAATACTTTAATGGCAATCGGGGGCCAGTGGGACGCAATTGATGGCATTGATCCATCGGTTGATGACTCCTCTTTAATTCAAACAGCTCTGAG GTATGCAAAAGATGTGGCTAATCTTGATCTGAAGAACTGTCAGCACTGGAATCGTTTTCTTGAG ATCCATTATCAGAGAGTTGGAAAAGATGGGCTCTTCAGTCACAACGAGGTAACTGTGTTGTATGTTCCTGATTTGACTCTGTGTCTTCCTTCCCTGGATTCATGGCGAGAACAGTGGCTTAATCACAAAAAATCAGTTTCTGAGAGGGAGTTAAAGCTCACTATGAAGAAAGAG ATAGCTGGTGACAAGGAAGGAGACACAAAAG GTAAGAAAGAACTACATTTGAAAGATGGAATGTCAAAAGCTGGACAACTGATGAAGGAAGAGGCTTCTTCAGGGCCGCCTGCAGATGATAATAAAAAGGAGACTTCTTCAAGGCCGCCTGCAGAGGATAATAAAAAGGAGGAAGATGCTAACAAAATGGATGTAAAAGGGAACCTAGTTTCAGAAAAGGGTGATGAGAAAAATAAATCTGTTGAAAGTAAAGAGTTGATTGTAAAAGTTGAAGAGAAAAGTGTTGAAAAGAGTGTTCAAGCAGAAAATTTCAGTGTTCAGACAGCTGTTGGCGTTAAGCCTGGAAAGAAGAAAATCATAAAGAGGATTGTTAAGAAAAAAGTTGAGAATAAGAAAGACTCCACAGGAAATGCCAATAACAAGAATGATGTATTGAAGAAAGAGGATACTGAAGGAAATAGTATTCTTTCTGAAGACGTTACCCTACAGAAGGGTTTATCAGCTGAATCTCCAGCTATTAAAACTTTTTCAAGGAAGAAGATCGTGAAAAAGCCAGTGAAACCTGCAGGTAAGCAAGATGTAAGCAAGATCCCTGAGGCTAACACAACAAATGAATCAGGGAGCACCGATGATAAAACAACGGTTAAATCAGAAGACAACACTCGTACCATTGTCCAAGAGGGTAGCACCAAAGTTACTGTAAAAAGGAAAGTAATTAAGAGGATCCCAAAGAGAAAGGCTGTCTCAGCAGAAACTGGCAGTACTGTGGCTACTAAGGACATGGGAGAAATAAAGATAACTCAGCCAGATGACAATAAAGAAGCTGTTAACAGTGAGATGAAAGAGAGCATCTCCAAGGATAAAAGCAGTCCCAAAATGAATCAACAAACAGTTATTCCTGAGAAGCAGGAGAAAAAGGAAGAGAAGTCGGACAAGAAACAATCATCTGGGTCTAAAATTGGTACTGATATTGTGAAGCAGAATGTTTCCCGAAATGACAGTCAAACAAAATCAAACGAAAAGAGGAAGCCCAAGGACAAGAAAGTAGGGAAAGATCAACTTGAAAAAGATGAGTCTAAAAGCAAAGCTGTTGtgaaagagaagaaaaagagtGATGATCCTCCTCGACATCCTGGATTGTTTCTTCAAACAAAAGGGAGCAAGGATTCAAAA CTCCAGTCATTATCGCTTTCACTGGATTCACTCTTGGATTATAGCGGCAACGATAATGCGGAATCAACCTTTGAG ATATCATTATTTGCGGAATCCTTGTATGAGATGCTACAGTATGAAATGGGTTGTCGTCTGTTGGCTTTCCTTCAG AAGTTGCGCACTAAATTTGTTGCAAAGAGAAACCAAGGAAAGAGACCGAGAGAGCAAACTTCGAAGgagaaaaataaagataactCATCAAGCAAGCGCGTTAAGATGGAAGATGTCGAAGCAACTAAGGCTGAAAATAAGGACAACACTCAGAAAGATGATAACAATATTGTCACAGAAGAGGCGAATGCTGCTAAAGAGGTTGCTGAAGATAAGGTTGGGGATGAAAATGAGGAACATGAGCCTGAGGAAGATCTAGAGGAGGAAGAACcagaggaagatgaagaaatgACTGATGCAATGCCACATCTCAACTCATCTAAAGAG GAGGAGCTTATTGATGCGGAGAAAGATCATAGCATTGTCAGTGAATCCATTACTCTTGAAGAGCAGAATGAACAACAGGAAACCGCTACAAAAGCTTCAAAGCCAAATACTAATATGGACGTGAGCGACAAGGGAAAGGTAGCTGAGGAGGCTGCTAAGCCAAAAAAAGTTGACAAGGAGCTGGTGCAAGCTTTCAGGTTCTTTGATCGAAATCGCGTTGGACACATAAGG GTTGAAGATCTGAGGCTGATAATTCACAACCTAGGGAAGTTCCTCTCACACCGGGATGTCAAGGAACTTGTGCACAGCGCGCTCTTGGAAAGTAACAACGGCAGAGATGACAGAATTCTATACGATAAGTTGGTGAGGATGACGGACATTTGA